ACCCAATTCTAATAATTTCTGATAACCCAAAGCTTCAATACGAGCTATACCTGCTAAGAGTCCCTGTAAAAAATTGCGATTGCCTGCAGGACGAGGGGTTAATTTTGGAGGCAGATTGAGATCGTTAATAGGAAACCGTTCGCCAGGTTGGAGTAGGGGATAATATTCAAAAAGACTTTTGCTATCAGGATCGATCTTTTGAGATAGGCTATCTAACTCTTCGTCTGTAAAAAAATGTTTTAAAACTGCACCACCCGTATTAGAGGCACCGCCAGTCAGCCATAAGTCTCCTAGTCGATGACTGTATACACCATATTCTGCTGCTTCAACTCTAGTTTTACTAAGTAACTTTAAAACCAAAGTCGAACCTAAAGAAGTTACTGCTTCTCCTACCTGAGATGCGCCGCTAGCTAAAAAAGCGGCAATACTATCGGTAGTTCCAGTACAAACTATACAGTCTTTAGGTAAAGCAAAGCGATCGCTTATTTCTGGTGTTACTTTATCGACGGAAGTACCAGGAGGTAATACTTGAGGATATAAATGGCTAAAAGACAAATCTTGCAGCCACTGAGGATAGCTTAAATCTTCAACATCGTATCCCAGTTTGAGAGCGTTATGATAATCGCTAATGCCTAATTTACCGTGTAACAAATAAGCCAACCAGTCAGCCTGATGTAAAAAATATCTCGCTTGAGAAAAGAATGGTTGCTTTGCATACCAAAAAAGTTTGGTCAAACTCGATGTCGCACTAACTACTACTGAATTTTCGGGTGCGATCGCTCGTACCTTGTCTAATTCGCTTTTGCCGCGATCGTCATTATATAAAATTGGTTCGTCAATTGGTTCGCCATCAGCATTACAAAGCATTACCGTAGAAGAAGTACCGTCAATCGCGATCGCTTTAATTTGTTGACTTATTTCTTGAGGAATTTGAGACAAAAGAGCAGATAAAGCCGTTTGCCAGCTATAAATTAATTTATCGGCAGCTATCTTGTTAAAAGAACATTTTACGGTCTTTTTAACTGTTTGCTCATCATCAATAACAATTCCTCTCGCACCAGAAGTACCAAAATCGATTCCTAAATAGTAAGACATTACTAGATATTCTTATCAATCCCATTTTAAGTCTCTCGTAAATGCACGAAAATTGATACAAGATATTTTTACAGCCAATTTCCTAACATAATAAAACCCGACCAGTAAAAAGGATGGGTAAATCTAGAAGAGTTAATCATAGCCAATTGTGTTTGACGTAAAGTTAAAGCTTTGTTTGTTTTATTCTCAGAGTTAGTAAGTTGCCGATAAAAATTGTTCATTGCCACAGCAGTAGACTCGTCATATACCGACCATAAAGTAGCCAGCGTAGTTTTAGCTCCAGCTTTTACCGCCATTCCAGCTATACCCAAAGCAGCTTGCTTATCTCCTGTAGCAGTCTCACAAGCACTGAGTATTAGCAATTCAACCGATCGACGATCTACTTCTGGCTGTTGCAGAATTTCTTCTAATTCCTTGATGTTAATATTATCGTCCCACGCTAACAAAAATGTATCTTCTAGATTGGAACTAAACTGTCCGTGAGTGGCAATGTGAACTACTTTAAACCGTGACGATTCAATTTTTTCTCTTAGTGTATTTTTAGTAAATTCTTCATTTTTAAGTACGACACTATTAGTTTGCTCTCGAATGTTTTCCAGTTCGTTGTTGACATACTCTAAACCATAAAAACCCCTTCTTTGTAAGGTAATTCCTGCTGCCAGTGTACGCATTTTTGTTGTTTTTAAAGGTATTGGAGCGAGTAGATGCAAACCTGAAGTGAGTGCCACACTATACTGCTCGATTAAAAATCGATCGCCATCATGAAACATGCTCGGAGGAATATTGCGTAAAGAACCGTCAGGAACAAAAACTAAGGTTTTAATGTTGTTTTCAGCAAAATCTTTTAAAGCAGGGCGAATTATCCAATCGTATAATTGTTGTGCTGGCTGATAGAATTTGCGCCGACTGCGAATTTGAACGGTTTGTCGTAGCTCCTCAATAACCGTTTCTAGCTTTGCCTGCGAGATTTGCTGGGAGTAGTGACGTAGGGGTTTCCCTGGCAAACTAATAATTACTTCCAGGCGATCGCTTAAAATAATTGGATAGATTACAGCAGCTTGAGGATCGATATTTTCAATTGACTTTGGTTCGGTTTCCAAACAAGCTTCCCGAAAAAAATTGTTTAATTCGGCTAGACGCAAAGCTTCAATTGTATTTCTCGCCTGTATTAAACGCTCTTGACTTACTGCAAGGTTTTGTTGCGGTTTTAACAACAAACTGACTAACTGGCGGTACACTGGTTCGACACTTTCGCTGAAAGAAAATTGAAGATTGTTATTAGTAAGTATTAAATCGCTACGTAGAGATTCTAGCTCTTTAACCGCTTCCGAATAAGCGGCGATCGCACCATAATTATTATCTTTAACTGCCAATAACCTTCCTAACTGCCACTGCCATTGATAGCTGAGATTTGAATCATTGACTACTTCTGCAAGCTGTAAAGCTCGTTCGGTATATTTTTTACTAAGCGACCATTGTTGCTGTCGTTTGTAAAAATAACCCAAAATGCCAGAAGCATAAGACTCGGCTTGAATATCTTTGAGTTGCCGTGCTTGCGCGATCGCAGTTGTTAACAACTCATCAATCGCCGTAGTATGTTCTCGAATACCAGGTTTTGCTGCCAGGTCAATTAGATTTTTGGCAAAATTAACGTTGGCATATATCGAACGTCGGCTTGGTGTAGAAGATAGATTGGTAACGTTGGTTTGAATTTGTGGCAATAGTGTTTTTATTTGTTGCCATCGATCGGTAGCAATTAACAGACTGAGTTGATTTAATAGAGCTTCAGTCTTTAGCAATGGCTGCGATGTAGTAGTAGCTGCCTGTAGATAAAATGCGATCGCGCTTTCTCTCTCGTTTAAAGCTCTAGCGGTATTACCCAAACTAAATAATGTCGTGCTGGTTTCTTCAGGCAAATTTAGCTTTTGAGAAATTGCCAGACTTTGGTGTAAGACTTCCCTTGCGCGTTCTAAATCGCCAGTAACTTGTAAAGTGATGCCCAAGCTACGCAGTGCCGTAAGTTTTAGTTTGAGATTTGCCTGTGCTTTCAGGCGATCGCCAATCTGCTGTAGTGTCTTTTGAGAGCGGCGATAAAGACCCAAGCTTTGCCAAGCCTGAACTTGATTGATTTGACTGCCAAGCATACCCACTTCATCTCCCACCTGTTGATAAACTTTGGCTGCTTGTTGCCAACTTTCAAGCGCGGCTTCTGCTTTACCCATTGCCAGCAAAATTCTACCTCGCGTGTTTAATACTCTAGCTAGTATTGGTAAATTTTTCTCTTCTAAGGTGTGTCGTTCTAATAGTTGCACACTTTGTGAGATGTATTGCTCGGCTTGAGGCAAGTTACCGAGTTTGTGATTGTTCAAACTTAAATAGTTAAGGCTAATAGCTTGTTCTATAATATTGTCTCGCTCTTCAGCTTGTCTGTAAGCCTGTTGCCAAATTTCATCTGCTTTTACATATCTTCCAGCTTCATAGGCAGCTTTACCTTGCTCTAGTAAATTTGGTCTATTTGCTACACTCAAATTGCTTGAATTTTCTATTACTGCTGAAGGCAGTTTAGCTAATGCTGGCGTTACTAGAGCGATCGCACTAAAACCTAGCAGTATCGACCAAAGACTAAAATGAATTAACTTTATTTTCTTATTCGGCAATTTATTCATTTTAAGCTTATCGTCCTTGGCTATCTAGACATTGATTTAGAAAGATCGAACTAAAAAATTGCTGTTGACCAAAGGTCAGGGTGTGTGATGATGCGATTGCCGTTGTACCTTTTTCCGACACTGATTGAATAATTGCCAGTAATCTCGGTCGTTTTGTTGAGGAAGATGGGCGAGTAATTCGATGTTTCCTTGTGAGTCAACCTGCCATCCTTTAGCTTCAACAATTTGAGAAGAGCCATCGCCATACTTGGCAGGATTTGACGATTTATCTCGCTCTGCGAGAGATAAAGCTCGTAAATCTTCCCAAACCGATTCACCTCTAAGACTTTGACTGGGATTTTCCAACAAACCACCTTTGCCAGTAACTGCCATAACGTCACCTTCTTCTACAAGACAAAGGCTCGAAATCAAAGCAGTAGGATCGACAATATTATCGGGTAACTGTACCATGCCGATTTGTTCGTCTAATTCTAAATTATTGATGTTTACTACTCCATCTAGTCCTAGTTGAGAACTAGCATCGATCTCACTATCAAGAGAAAGTAAGGCGACTTCTGAATCAATATCTATATTGCCGCCAGTTCCTTTAACTGCATTAGCTCTAATATCACTATTGCGATCGGCAATGATATAGTTGCTGTCAATAAAAATGTTACCCCCACCGCCAGTGTTGCCTAAAACGCTGCTGCTGAGTTCGCTGTCGTTATCTAAATATAAAAAATCTGTTACTAAATTAATGTTGCCACCTCCAGCCTGAGTAGCGGTGGTAATAATTTTGCTGCGATCGAGGTTTACTGTGTCGGCATCGATCTCTATACTGCCAGCATCACCCAGACCATTACTGCTAGTAGAAACCAGGGCGCGATCGCTTAAATTAAAATTTTTAGCAGTAATTGCAGTGTTTCCACCGTCGCCCGTAGCAGCATCTTTTACTTCGCTAAAAACACCGCTACCTAAACCTGAGAAAGTAATTGTATTAGATTTAATGTTTACTCTACCAGCATTGCCTTCTGCTGAAGTGCTGGTATTAACCAAGCCACTATCTTTTAGACGCAAGGTATCGGTAAAAATTTCTACACTACCGCCATCACC
This window of the Myxosarcina sp. GI1 genome carries:
- a CDS encoding FGGY-family carbohydrate kinase; protein product: MSYYLGIDFGTSGARGIVIDDEQTVKKTVKCSFNKIAADKLIYSWQTALSALLSQIPQEISQQIKAIAIDGTSSTVMLCNADGEPIDEPILYNDDRGKSELDKVRAIAPENSVVVSATSSLTKLFWYAKQPFFSQARYFLHQADWLAYLLHGKLGISDYHNALKLGYDVEDLSYPQWLQDLSFSHLYPQVLPPGTSVDKVTPEISDRFALPKDCIVCTGTTDSIAAFLASGASQVGEAVTSLGSTLVLKLLSKTRVEAAEYGVYSHRLGDLWLTGGASNTGGAVLKHFFTDEELDSLSQKIDPDSKSLFEYYPLLQPGERFPINDLNLPPKLTPRPAGNRNFLQGLLAGIARIEALGYQKLLELGASKPQKIYTAGGGAKNEVWQQIRQQYLNLPVLSASIPEAAYGTALLAKRSLCS
- a CDS encoding CHAT domain-containing protein; translation: MNKLPNKKIKLIHFSLWSILLGFSAIALVTPALAKLPSAVIENSSNLSVANRPNLLEQGKAAYEAGRYVKADEIWQQAYRQAEERDNIIEQAISLNYLSLNNHKLGNLPQAEQYISQSVQLLERHTLEEKNLPILARVLNTRGRILLAMGKAEAALESWQQAAKVYQQVGDEVGMLGSQINQVQAWQSLGLYRRSQKTLQQIGDRLKAQANLKLKLTALRSLGITLQVTGDLERAREVLHQSLAISQKLNLPEETSTTLFSLGNTARALNERESAIAFYLQAATTTSQPLLKTEALLNQLSLLIATDRWQQIKTLLPQIQTNVTNLSSTPSRRSIYANVNFAKNLIDLAAKPGIREHTTAIDELLTTAIAQARQLKDIQAESYASGILGYFYKRQQQWSLSKKYTERALQLAEVVNDSNLSYQWQWQLGRLLAVKDNNYGAIAAYSEAVKELESLRSDLILTNNNLQFSFSESVEPVYRQLVSLLLKPQQNLAVSQERLIQARNTIEALRLAELNNFFREACLETEPKSIENIDPQAAVIYPIILSDRLEVIISLPGKPLRHYSQQISQAKLETVIEELRQTVQIRSRRKFYQPAQQLYDWIIRPALKDFAENNIKTLVFVPDGSLRNIPPSMFHDGDRFLIEQYSVALTSGLHLLAPIPLKTTKMRTLAAGITLQRRGFYGLEYVNNELENIREQTNSVVLKNEEFTKNTLREKIESSRFKVVHIATHGQFSSNLEDTFLLAWDDNINIKELEEILQQPEVDRRSVELLILSACETATGDKQAALGIAGMAVKAGAKTTLATLWSVYDESTAVAMNNFYRQLTNSENKTNKALTLRQTQLAMINSSRFTHPFYWSGFIMLGNWL